A DNA window from Corvus hawaiiensis isolate bCorHaw1 chromosome 11, bCorHaw1.pri.cur, whole genome shotgun sequence contains the following coding sequences:
- the OGG1 gene encoding N-glycosylase/DNA lyase isoform X4, whose amino-acid sequence MKLRDAPSACPSLWRCLPCPPAELRLDLVLSSGQSFRWWESSPGAWTGVLGGRVWTLRQDGDRLWYTVYGEEDEHEEEQQGGCPAKAAKLDAAETDRILRDYFQLDVGLSALYRAWGAADPLFRKVANDFPGVRVLRQDPVECLFSFICTSNNHISRITAMIERLCQAFGRRLCCLDSRPFHAFPSLSALTGADAEARLRALGFGYRAKFVSGSARAIAEGLGTEGLCQLRTEPYAEARRVLCALPGVGAKVADCVCLLSLDKAEAVPVDTHVWHIARQRYGVALGGKSLTPRAYQEIGPVLCRSPQGPKPASSQHRAWES is encoded by the exons ATGAAGCTGCGGGACGCCCCGTCCGCCTGCCCGTCCCTGTGGCGCTGCCTGCCGTGCCCACCGGCCGAGCTGCGCCTGGACCTGGTGCTCTCCTCGGGACAGAGCTTCCG GTGGTGGGAGAGCAGCCCGGGGGCCTGGACGGGTGTGCTGGGGGGGCGCGTCTGGACACTGCGGCAGGACGGGGACCGGCTCTGGTATACGGTGTACGGCGAGGAGGATGAGCacgaggaggagcagcagggtgggTGTCCCGCCAAAGCAGCGAAGCTGGACGCCGCAGAGACGGACCGGATCCTGCGCGACTACTTCCAGCTGGACGTGGGGCTGTCGGCCCTGTACCGTGCCTGGGGGGCGGCCGATCCCCTGTTCCGCAAGGTGGCCAATGACTTCCCAG GGGTGCGGGTGCTGCGGCAGGACCCCGTCGAGTGCCTCTTCTCCTTCATCTGCACCTCCAACAACCACATTTCCCGCATCACTGCCATGATCGAGCGCCTCTGCCAGGCCTTCGGCCGCCGCCTCTGCTGCCTCGATTCCCGACCCTTCCACGCCTTCCCATCCCTCTCGGCACTCACAG GCGCTGATGCCGAGGCCCGGCTGCGGGCGCTGGGCTTTGGGTACCGGGCCAAGTTCGTCAGCGGGAGTGCACGGGCCATCGCCGAAGGGCTCGGCACcgaggggctgtgccagctccgcACCGAGCCCTATGCCGAGGCCCGGAGGGTGCTGTGTGCCCTGCCTGGCGTAGGTGCCAAG GTGGCCGACTGTGTCTGCCTGTTGTCCCTGGACAAGGCGGAGGCGGTGCCGGTGGACACCCATGTCTGGCACATTGCGCGGCAGCGCTATGGCGTGGCACTGGGCGGCAAGAGCCTGACCCCCCGGGCCTACCAGGAGATCg GTCCTGTTCTGTGCCGATCTCCGCAAGGGCCAAAaccagccagcagccagcatcgggcctgggagagctga
- the OGG1 gene encoding N-glycosylase/DNA lyase isoform X1: MKLRDAPSACPSLWRCLPCPPAELRLDLVLSSGQSFRWWESSPGAWTGVLGGRVWTLRQDGDRLWYTVYGEEDEHEEEQQGGCPAKAAKLDAAETDRILRDYFQLDVGLSALYRAWGAADPLFRKVANDFPGVRVLRQDPVECLFSFICTSNNHISRITAMIERLCQAFGRRLCCLDSRPFHAFPSLSALTGADAEARLRALGFGYRAKFVSGSARAIAEGLGTEGLCQLRTEPYAEARRVLCALPGVGAKVADCVCLLSLDKAEAVPVDTHVWHIARQRYGVALGGKSLTPRAYQEIGDFFRGLWGPRAGWAQAVSTPPSWHPCPPPQPCPPHHLSPLQVLFCADLRKGQNQPAASIGPGRAEAGRAMGMGPSRDTPGRTVT; the protein is encoded by the exons ATGAAGCTGCGGGACGCCCCGTCCGCCTGCCCGTCCCTGTGGCGCTGCCTGCCGTGCCCACCGGCCGAGCTGCGCCTGGACCTGGTGCTCTCCTCGGGACAGAGCTTCCG GTGGTGGGAGAGCAGCCCGGGGGCCTGGACGGGTGTGCTGGGGGGGCGCGTCTGGACACTGCGGCAGGACGGGGACCGGCTCTGGTATACGGTGTACGGCGAGGAGGATGAGCacgaggaggagcagcagggtgggTGTCCCGCCAAAGCAGCGAAGCTGGACGCCGCAGAGACGGACCGGATCCTGCGCGACTACTTCCAGCTGGACGTGGGGCTGTCGGCCCTGTACCGTGCCTGGGGGGCGGCCGATCCCCTGTTCCGCAAGGTGGCCAATGACTTCCCAG GGGTGCGGGTGCTGCGGCAGGACCCCGTCGAGTGCCTCTTCTCCTTCATCTGCACCTCCAACAACCACATTTCCCGCATCACTGCCATGATCGAGCGCCTCTGCCAGGCCTTCGGCCGCCGCCTCTGCTGCCTCGATTCCCGACCCTTCCACGCCTTCCCATCCCTCTCGGCACTCACAG GCGCTGATGCCGAGGCCCGGCTGCGGGCGCTGGGCTTTGGGTACCGGGCCAAGTTCGTCAGCGGGAGTGCACGGGCCATCGCCGAAGGGCTCGGCACcgaggggctgtgccagctccgcACCGAGCCCTATGCCGAGGCCCGGAGGGTGCTGTGTGCCCTGCCTGGCGTAGGTGCCAAG GTGGCCGACTGTGTCTGCCTGTTGTCCCTGGACAAGGCGGAGGCGGTGCCGGTGGACACCCATGTCTGGCACATTGCGCGGCAGCGCTATGGCGTGGCACTGGGCGGCAAGAGCCTGACCCCCCGGGCCTACCAGGAGATCg GTGACTTCTTCCGGGGCCTGTGGGGCCCTCGTGCCGGCTGGGCACAGGCAGTGAGTACCCCCCCTTCCTGGCACCCttgccccccaccccagccatgCCCACCCCATCATCTCTCCCCACTCCAGGTCCTGTTCTGTGCCGATCTCCGCAAGGGCCAAAaccagccagcagccagcatcgggcctgggagagctgaggctgggagagctATGGGGATGGGCCCCTCTAGGGACACTCCAGGAAGAACAGTGACTTGA
- the OGG1 gene encoding N-glycosylase/DNA lyase isoform X3, whose protein sequence is MKLRDAPSACPSLWRCLPCPPAELRLDLVLSSGQSFRWWESSPGAWTGVLGGRVWTLRQDGDRLWYTVYGEEDEHEEEQQGGCPAKAAKLDAAETDRILRDYFQLDVGLSALYRAWGAADPLFRKVANDFPGVRVLRQDPVECLFSFICTSNNHISRITAMIERLCQAFGRRLCCLDSRPFHAFPSLSALTGADAEARLRALGFGYRAKFVSGSARAIAEGLGTEGLCQLRTEPYAEARRVLCALPGVGAKVADCVCLLSLDKAEAVPVDTHVWHIARQRYGVALGGKSLTPRAYQEIGDFFRGLWGPRAGWAQAVLFCADLRKGQNQPAASIGPGRAEAGRAMGMGPSRDTPGRTVT, encoded by the exons ATGAAGCTGCGGGACGCCCCGTCCGCCTGCCCGTCCCTGTGGCGCTGCCTGCCGTGCCCACCGGCCGAGCTGCGCCTGGACCTGGTGCTCTCCTCGGGACAGAGCTTCCG GTGGTGGGAGAGCAGCCCGGGGGCCTGGACGGGTGTGCTGGGGGGGCGCGTCTGGACACTGCGGCAGGACGGGGACCGGCTCTGGTATACGGTGTACGGCGAGGAGGATGAGCacgaggaggagcagcagggtgggTGTCCCGCCAAAGCAGCGAAGCTGGACGCCGCAGAGACGGACCGGATCCTGCGCGACTACTTCCAGCTGGACGTGGGGCTGTCGGCCCTGTACCGTGCCTGGGGGGCGGCCGATCCCCTGTTCCGCAAGGTGGCCAATGACTTCCCAG GGGTGCGGGTGCTGCGGCAGGACCCCGTCGAGTGCCTCTTCTCCTTCATCTGCACCTCCAACAACCACATTTCCCGCATCACTGCCATGATCGAGCGCCTCTGCCAGGCCTTCGGCCGCCGCCTCTGCTGCCTCGATTCCCGACCCTTCCACGCCTTCCCATCCCTCTCGGCACTCACAG GCGCTGATGCCGAGGCCCGGCTGCGGGCGCTGGGCTTTGGGTACCGGGCCAAGTTCGTCAGCGGGAGTGCACGGGCCATCGCCGAAGGGCTCGGCACcgaggggctgtgccagctccgcACCGAGCCCTATGCCGAGGCCCGGAGGGTGCTGTGTGCCCTGCCTGGCGTAGGTGCCAAG GTGGCCGACTGTGTCTGCCTGTTGTCCCTGGACAAGGCGGAGGCGGTGCCGGTGGACACCCATGTCTGGCACATTGCGCGGCAGCGCTATGGCGTGGCACTGGGCGGCAAGAGCCTGACCCCCCGGGCCTACCAGGAGATCg GTGACTTCTTCCGGGGCCTGTGGGGCCCTCGTGCCGGCTGGGCACAGGCA GTCCTGTTCTGTGCCGATCTCCGCAAGGGCCAAAaccagccagcagccagcatcgggcctgggagagctgaggctgggagagctATGGGGATGGGCCCCTCTAGGGACACTCCAGGAAGAACAGTGACTTGA
- the OGG1 gene encoding N-glycosylase/DNA lyase isoform X2 has translation MKLRDAPSACPSLWRCLPCPPAELRLDLVLSSGQSFRWWESSPGAWTGVLGGRVWTLRQDGDRLWYTVYGEEDEHEEEQQGGCPAKAAKLDAAETDRILRDYFQLDVGLSALYRAWGAADPLFRKVANDFPGVRVLRQDPVECLFSFICTSNNHISRITAMIERLCQAFGRRLCCLDSRPFHAFPSLSALTGADAEARLRALGFGYRAKFVSGSARAIAEGLGTEGLCQLRTEPYAEARRVLCALPGVGAKAEAVPVDTHVWHIARQRYGVALGGKSLTPRAYQEIGDFFRGLWGPRAGWAQAVSTPPSWHPCPPPQPCPPHHLSPLQVLFCADLRKGQNQPAASIGPGRAEAGRAMGMGPSRDTPGRTVT, from the exons ATGAAGCTGCGGGACGCCCCGTCCGCCTGCCCGTCCCTGTGGCGCTGCCTGCCGTGCCCACCGGCCGAGCTGCGCCTGGACCTGGTGCTCTCCTCGGGACAGAGCTTCCG GTGGTGGGAGAGCAGCCCGGGGGCCTGGACGGGTGTGCTGGGGGGGCGCGTCTGGACACTGCGGCAGGACGGGGACCGGCTCTGGTATACGGTGTACGGCGAGGAGGATGAGCacgaggaggagcagcagggtgggTGTCCCGCCAAAGCAGCGAAGCTGGACGCCGCAGAGACGGACCGGATCCTGCGCGACTACTTCCAGCTGGACGTGGGGCTGTCGGCCCTGTACCGTGCCTGGGGGGCGGCCGATCCCCTGTTCCGCAAGGTGGCCAATGACTTCCCAG GGGTGCGGGTGCTGCGGCAGGACCCCGTCGAGTGCCTCTTCTCCTTCATCTGCACCTCCAACAACCACATTTCCCGCATCACTGCCATGATCGAGCGCCTCTGCCAGGCCTTCGGCCGCCGCCTCTGCTGCCTCGATTCCCGACCCTTCCACGCCTTCCCATCCCTCTCGGCACTCACAG GCGCTGATGCCGAGGCCCGGCTGCGGGCGCTGGGCTTTGGGTACCGGGCCAAGTTCGTCAGCGGGAGTGCACGGGCCATCGCCGAAGGGCTCGGCACcgaggggctgtgccagctccgcACCGAGCCCTATGCCGAGGCCCGGAGGGTGCTGTGTGCCCTGCCTGGCGTAGGTGCCAAG GCGGAGGCGGTGCCGGTGGACACCCATGTCTGGCACATTGCGCGGCAGCGCTATGGCGTGGCACTGGGCGGCAAGAGCCTGACCCCCCGGGCCTACCAGGAGATCg GTGACTTCTTCCGGGGCCTGTGGGGCCCTCGTGCCGGCTGGGCACAGGCAGTGAGTACCCCCCCTTCCTGGCACCCttgccccccaccccagccatgCCCACCCCATCATCTCTCCCCACTCCAGGTCCTGTTCTGTGCCGATCTCCGCAAGGGCCAAAaccagccagcagccagcatcgggcctgggagagctgaggctgggagagctATGGGGATGGGCCCCTCTAGGGACACTCCAGGAAGAACAGTGACTTGA